In Actinoplanes octamycinicus, the genomic window GCCCGGCTGGGCCTGCTGCGGCGGCTGCGGCCAGCCCGGCTGCTGCGGGGCGGGCTGTTGCGGGGCGGGCCAGCCCGGCTGCTGCGGAGCCGGCTGCTGCGGGGCCTGCCAGCCCGGCTGGGCCTGCTGGGGCCAGCCCTGCTCCGGGGTGGGCGGCTGCTGGGTCCAGGCCGGCGGGGGCGGGAAGGCGGTGGTCGGCGGCTCGGCGTGCGGGTCCGCGGCCGGAGTCGGCTCGATCTTCTCGCCCGCCGGCATCGGCGTGGTCGGCGGCTCGGCCTTGTCAGCCGGCTCGGCCGTGACGACCGGCTCGGGCTTGACGACCGGCTCGGACTTGACGACCGGCTCGGCCTGCTCAGCCGGCTCGGTCTTGTCAACCGGCTCGGCCCGGCCACCCGCCGGCAACGGGGTGGTCGCCGGCTCGGCCTTGTCGCCGGACGGCATCGGTGTGGTCGGCGGCTCCTGGGCGGATGCCGACTGGGGCTGCGGCTGATGCGGCACCTGAGGCGGCTGCCCGTCACCGGACGGCGGCTGCGGCGGCTGCCATCCCGACTGCGGCTGGGTCATGGTGGTCCCCCGAGCTGAAGGCGTGCGGACAATGTTCTACGGGTTAGAAGATCAACAGGCGCGAATGGTCACATTCAAGACAACATCCACATGTTGAGAATGATCAATGTCGTTCGACGCGACAACATCGATCCGCCACGCCCCTGCCTCCCCGTCGCCGACGGGCAATCCATCGACCAGAACCGCAGCGTACCGAACCGCCGCTAGGGAGTTTCCCGCCGGGTATCCCCGGAGAAATGCAGCTCAGAGCGAGCTTTACGCGATTTTCCCGGAATGGCGGTTAAGCCGCTCCCGCTGCGGGACCACGGTGTATTTCGGGTCGCGCGCCGACGCCACGCCACCCTCGAAGATCCCGAACCGGGTGGCCACCGACGCGGCGAGCAGCGACAGGCCGGACAGCGCGGAGACCACCCGGCTGCGGCGGCCGAGCACCGCCCCGGCCACCCCGGCCGCGGTGAGCGCCCGGCCGGCCCGCAGCAGCCGGCCGGGCCGGCCCTGCGCGTACGGTTCGCTCAACATGCCCTTGCTGGTCTCGACCCGGTGCGCGCCGTAGAGCTCGAGCGCCGCGCCGAGCACCGCCATCCGCCGGGCCGGCCCGGCCTGCGCCACCGGCGCGGCGAGCAGCCCCACCCCGGCGCCGCTGGCCAGCGCGCTGCCCGCGAAGATCACCGGCAGTTCCCGGTACGCCTCGTGCCAGCTCGGCGTGGCGGTGTCGGCGAGCAGCACCGCGGTGTAGGTGGCCAGGGCCGGGGCGAGGGCGGCCGCGCCGTACTGACCGGCCCGGCCGAGCGGCCGCAACCCCGGGATGCGCGGCGCCACCTCGGCGGCGGCGGAGGCGCCGGCGGCCGCGCCGAAGGCGCTGAGGATCCAGGTGCCGACCGACATCGGCGAGGTGGGCTTGGCGACCCGGAGCATGTGGTGGAAACGTTCCGGCCGGCCCAGGTCGTTGATCAGGAAGTACGTGCTGGCGCCGAGCGCGCCGAGGGCGGTCAGCCGGCCGGCGCGCCGCAGCGCCGGGCGGCCGGTGGCGTCGCCGCCCGCGGCCAGCAGCGCCGACCCGGCGGCCAGCCCGCCGGTGAACAGGTAGGCCGCGATGTCGTGCCGCCAGACGGCCGGCCGCACGATCGGCCGCCCGTAATAGGAATCGGTCACGACTTCCCTCCCAGGAACGACACCGCCACGGCGGCGACCATCGCGAGCCCGGCCCAGCCGGCGCGTTTCCACATCTCCGGCAGGTCCCGGGTGGGCACGATCGGGTCCGGCGGCAGGCCGTAGACCTCGGGCTCGTCGAGCAGCAGGAAGAACGCGCCGTCCCCGCCGACCCCGTCCGCCGGGTCGTGCCCGTAGAGGCGGGCTTTCGCGACGCCCTGCTCGTGCAGTGCCGCCACCCGGTGCCCGGCCCGCTCGCGCAGCTCGTCCAGCTCGCCGTACTGGATGGACTGGGTCGGGCAGGCCTTCGCGCAGGCCGGAGTCAGGCCGTCGCCGATCCGGTCGTAGCACATCGTGCACTTCCACGCCCGGCCGTCGTCCTTGCGCTGGTCGATCACGCCGTACGGGCAGGCCGGAATGCAGTAGCCGCAGCCGTTGCAGATGTCCTCCTGGACCACGACGGTGCCGAACTCGGTGCGGAACAGCGACCCGGTCGGGCAGACGTCCAGGCAGCCGGCGTGGGTGCAGTGCTTGCACACGTTCGACGCCATCAGCCAGCGGAAGTCGTCGCCCGCCTCGGCGGTGGCCAGCGCGTCCACCGCGGGCTGCTCGATGAACGCCACGTGCCGCCAGGAGTTCGCGGACAGGCCGCCGGTGTTGTCATAGGAGTGTCCGAGCAGGTCGAACCCGTCGTCCGGGATCGCGTTCCACTCCTTGCAGGCGACCTCGCAGGCTTTGCAGCCGATGCACACGCTGGTGTCGGTGAAGAAACCCATCCGCGGCGGCGCGTCGAGGTACCCGGCGTCCGGCGCCGGGTCGAGCGGACCGTAGAGGCTGTTCTCTCCCACTCAGCGCTCCTTCGCCCGGCGACGGTAACTTTCGACGTACGCCAGCAGGTCCGGCCCCACCGGCCGGCGCCCCGGCTGGATGTCGCAGGTGCCGACCTTGCTCTCCTGGATCAGCACGTTCGGGTCCAGGGTGATCCCGATCAGGTCGTTCGCCGAGTCGCCGGTGACCAGCCCGGAGCTGCCCCAGTGGTAGGGCATCCAGATCTGGTGGATCCGCCGGCCCTCGATCCGCAGCGGCCGGAGCCGGTCGGTGACCAGCACCTTCGCCTCGATCGCGGCGCGCGCGGTGACGATGTGCGCCCAGCCCAGGTGGGTGAGCCCGCGCTCGGCGGCCAGCGCCGGGGACACCTCGACGAACATCTCCGGCTGCAGCTCGGACAAGTACGCCAGCTGCCGGCTCATCCCGCCGGCGGTGTGGTGCTCGGTCAGCCGGCTGGTGCTGAACACGTACGGATACACGTCGGAGATCGGGTTCGCCGGGTTGTCCGGCCGGTCGTAGACCTTGCGGGTCGGGTTGGCCTGCTGACCGTAGAGCGGGTTGCGCGCCGCCGACTCGGCCGGCTCGTAGTGCGTCGGCATCGGGCCATCGACCAGGCCGGCCGGGGCGTAGAGCCAGCCCTTCCCGTCGCCCTGCATGATGAACGCGTCGTCACCGGCGATCGCCGCGACGCCGCTGGCGCCCTCCGGCGGGCGGTAGTCCGGCGCCTTGGTCTTCTCGAAGTCCGGCACGTCGTAACCGGTCCACTCGCCGGCCTCGGCGTCCCACCAGACGTACTTCTTCCGCTCCGACCAGGGCCGGCCCTGCGGGTCGGCGGACGCCCGGTTGTAGAGCGTGCGGCGGTCCGACGGCCACGCCCAGCCCCACTCGGCGGCCACCCAGTTCTGCTCCGAGCCGGGCTTGCGGCGGGCGGCCTGGTTCACCCCGTCCTTGAAGACGCCGGAGTAGATCCAGCATCCGCAAGCGGTCGACCCGTCGGCCTTGAGCGCGGTGAAGTTCGGCAGCGGCTCGCCGGTGGCCACCTGATAGCCGTTGATCTCCTTGAGCACGCTTTCGCCGTCGTCCGGGTCGTAGTCCCACTTCAGCTTGAGCAAGGCCTGGTCGCGGGGCAGCGGGGAATCCGCCAGCCTCTCCCGGATGATCCGGCCGAGGTGGTGGAAGAACCACAGCTCGGAGCGGCAGTCGCCCGGCGGGTCCAGGGCTTTCTCCCGCCACTGCAGCAGCCGCTGGGTCTGGGTGAAGGTGCCCTCCTTCTCGGCGTGCGAGGCGGCCGGCAGGAAGAACACCTCGGTCCGGCACTCCTCCGGGACGATCTCCCCGGTGGCGATCTCCGGGCTGTCCTTCCAGAACGTCGCCGACTCGATCATGAAGAGGTCGCGGACCACCAGCCAGTCCAGGTTCGCCATGCCGAGCCGCTGCGCGCGGCCGTGCGCGGAGCCGACCGCCGGGTTCTGGCCGAGCAGGAAGTACCCCTTGATCTTGCCGTCGATCATGTCGAGCACCTGCTGGTACGTACCGTGATCGCCGGTGAGCCGGGGCAGCCAGCCGAAGCCCCAGTCGTTCTCCGCGGTCGCGGCGTCACCCCAGTAGGCCTTCAACAGACTGACCGCGTACGCCTCGGCCTCGGCCCAGAAGCCCTTCTGCTCCGGGTGCCGGATCGCGTCCACCCACTGCCGGAACGTCTCGTGCTGCCGGTGGTGCGGCATCGGCAGGTAGCCGGGGAGCAGGTTGAACAGGGTCGGGATGTCGGTGGAGCCCTGGATGCTGGCGTGCCCGCGCAGCGCCATCACCCCGCCGCCGGGCCGGCCCATGTTGCCGAGCAGCAGCTGGATGATCGCGCCGGTGCGGATGTACTGCACGCCGACGCTGTGCTGGGTCCAGCCGACCGAGTAGACCAGCGCGGTGGTCCGCTCCCGGCCGGAGTTCGCCGTCCACGCCTCGCACACCTCGAGGAACTTCTCCGGCGGCACGCCGCAGACCCGCTCCACCATCTCCGGGGTGTAGCGGGCGTAGTGCCGCTTGAGGATCTGGTAGACGCAGCGCGGATCCCGCAGCGTGGGGTCACGGGGCACGTCGGCGGGCACCGGCGGGCCGTGCGACTCCTGCTCCAGGCCGGAGGCGGTCTCCCGGTCGACGTGCGACTCGCCGTGGTCCTGGACCGAGTCGTCCTCGCCCTGGCCGCGGTAGGCCCAGCTGCCCTGGTGGTACGACCGGGTCTCCGGGTCGTAGCCGGAGAACAGCCCGTCCAGGTCCTCGGTGTCCTGGAACTCCTCGCTGACGATCATGGACGCGTTGGTGTACGCCACGACGTACTCCCGGAAGTCCTTCTCGTTGCTGAGGATGTAGTTGATCACCCCACCCAGGAAGGCGATGTCGGCGCCGGCCCGCAGCGGCACGAACGAGTGCGCGAGCGCGCTGGTCCGGGTGAACCGCGGGTCGATGTGGATCACCTTGGCGCCGCGGTTCTTCGCCTCCACGACGTACTGGAAACCCACCGGGTGGGCCTCCGCCATGTTGGAGCCCTGGATGATGATGCAGTCGGCGTTAGCCAGATCCTGGAGGAATCCGGTGGCCCCGCCACGGCCGAAGCTGGTCCCCAGACCGGGGACGGTGGCGGAGTGTCAAATGCGCGCCTGGTTCTCGATCTGCAACGCGCCCATCGCGGTGAACAGCTTCTTGATCAGGTAGTTCTCTTCGTTGTCCAGGGTGGCGCCGCCGAGGCTGGAGATGCCCATCGTCCGGTTCAGCGGACGGCCCTCGTCGTCGGTGTCCTCCCAGGTGTCGGCACGCGCCTTGAGCACCCGGTCCGCGATCATGTCCATCGCGGTGTCCAGGTCGAGCTCCTCCCAGTCGGTGCCGTAGGGCCGCCGGTAGAGCACGGTCCGCTGCCGGCGGTCGCTGGTCACCAGGCTCTTGCTGGCCGAGCCTTTCGGGCACAGGCGGCCCTTCGAGATCGGGCTGTCCGGGTCGCCCTCGATCTGGGTGACCTCGCCGTCCTTCACATAGATCCGCTGGCCGCAGCCGACCGCGCAATAGGGGCAGACCGAGCGGGCCATCGAGTCGGCGGTCTCGGTGCGGGCGGTCAGCGCGCGCGAGCGGTCGCTCTGGGCCGCGGCACCGCGACCCAGCGGGTCGGTGCCGGTGAGCTGCCGGTAGACCGGCCAGCCCTCGATCCAGGTGCGGACGCCCATGGGAAGAGACCCTAACCCGGCTCGGGCGACCCCGCACGGCTTGTCGAACGTGCCAGAAAAGTGAATCGCTGGGCGGTTGTCGGTCGTCGTCACTAATATCGTCCCGTCCGGTCACGGAGGGGAGGTTTGGATGGATCCGGAGCGCGACGACGCGGAGCGGGCACGCAGCCCGGGGCCGTGGGACACGCCGCCGCCTCGCAAGGGCGAGCCGGCGCCGTCGTCGGCCGATCCGCCCGAGCCGTCTCCGCAGCCGTCGCCGCCCGCTCCGTCCGGCACCCGGGTGATCCGGTCGTCGGGCAAGCATCGGAAGAGCACCGTGCCGGGCCGCCCGCCGGACCCGCCCCCGCCGGCCGCTCCGCCGCCGTCTGCCGCTCCGCCCTTGTCGTCCGCTCCGCCCGTTCCGCCGCCGTCGTCGGCTTGGCATGCGGCGCCCGCTTCACCCGGTTCGGTGGCGCCGCCCGGCTCGTCCTCGGTGCCCGGCCGGCCCGTTTCTCCGGGGCCGGGGCCCGCTCCTGCTGAGCCCTGGCCCGCTACTGCTGATCCGCCCCGGGGCACGACGTCCCGCCTGGCCAATCCGTGGGCCGCCGGCGCTCCGCCGAGAGCGCCGAAACCCAGCACGCCGCCGCCGCGCAGCCCGGATCCGAGTGCTCCGCCGCCTCGCCGGCCCGAGCCCGTCGCCCCGGCGCCGCGCCGCCCCGAACCGTTGACCCCTCCCCCGCAGGCTCCGGCGCCGATCACGCCGCCGCCGCAGGCTCCGCGGCCGGTGACGCCGCTGGTCACTCCGCCGCCGCGCGATCCGCCGGTGTTCCGCCCGCCGCCCGCCGCCGGGCCCGCCACCTCGCCGCCGGCCGCCGGCCGGCCCATCACCCCGCCGCCTTCCGCCCGGCCACCGGCGGCGACCCAGCCCGTCACGCCGCCGCCTTTCGCCCCGCCACCGGCGGCGACCCAGCCCGTCACCCCGCCGCCTTTCGCCCCGCCGCCGGCTGCGACCCAGCCCGTCACCCCGCCGCCTTTCGCCCCGCCGCCGGCTGCGACCCAGCCCGTCACCCCGCCACCGGCTTCGCCTTCTCCGCCGCGCCGGCCGCCGTTCGCCGGCGCTCCCTTCGAGGCCCCGCCGGCTCACCGGCAGCGACCGACCAGTCCCCCGGAGCCGCCGCCAGTTTCCCGGCAGCGCCAGTCCGGTCCCCCCGAGGCGCCGCCGCTTTCGGGGCAGCCTGCTTTCACTCCCCCGCAGGCGCCGCTCACTTCGGGGCAGCGTGCTTTCACTTCCCCGCAGGCGCCGCCCATTCCCGGGCAGCGTCCGTCCATTCCGCGGCAGCGCTCGGAAACTGTTTCTCCACGGGAGCGCGCGCCCGAGCATCCGCCGGCTCCGGCGCCGCCGCCCGGGGCCTGGGAATCGCCGCCCGGCCCGCCGCCGCCCGTACCGCAGATGGTTGTTCCCGCGCCGGCGCCGGCGTTGCCCGTACCCCAGCCGGAATTTGTGCGGGAAGCGGCGCCGGACGCGCCGCGGCGAGCTTTCCTGTGGATCGGCATCGCGTTGTTGCTGGCCCTGGCCGCTGGCGGCGGCCTGGTCTATCTGCGCACCCGGCCGGCCGGATCGCCGAGCGCGATGGACGCCGCGGCGCAGGCCGCGACCGCTCTGCGCGGCCAGAAGGCGGCGTCGCTCAAGGTGAGTTTCTTCGACCAGACCGGCGTCGACGTCACCGGTGATCTGACGGTCACGGCCGGCGGGACCGCGCACGGCACATTGACCGACGCCGGTGGCGGAAAAGCGGACTATCTCGCCTCCGGCGAGGACACGGCGGTCCGCGGGGACGAGGCTTGGTGGGCGCGTCGCGACGCCGCCCGGGTCGGGGCTCTGAAAGGCCTTTGGGTACGCCCGGAAGCGCTCGCCTTCCCCATCGAAGCAGCCGCGCTGGAACCCGATTCGCTGGCCGGCATGATCGACTGGGTGCGCAACGACGGGGCGTCGGCCCCGGACGTCACCTCGGTCGCCGGGCAGCCGGTGGTCGGCCTGCGCCGGGACGGCTGGACGTTCCTGTTCACCCGCGCGGCGCCGCACCGGTTGCTGTGGTTCGGCGGGGCGACCCAGGAGCGGGCCCCGATCGCGCCGCTGCAGCCGGGAAACGCGTTCACATACCAGTCGTCGGACATGGCGCCGCCGACCCCGCCCTATGTGAGCGTGCTGGTCAATCCGCCGCCGGGCGACGC contains:
- the nrfD gene encoding NrfD/PsrC family molybdoenzyme membrane anchor subunit, whose protein sequence is MTDSYYGRPIVRPAVWRHDIAAYLFTGGLAAGSALLAAGGDATGRPALRRAGRLTALGALGASTYFLINDLGRPERFHHMLRVAKPTSPMSVGTWILSAFGAAAGASAAAEVAPRIPGLRPLGRAGQYGAAALAPALATYTAVLLADTATPSWHEAYRELPVIFAGSALASGAGVGLLAAPVAQAGPARRMAVLGAALELYGAHRVETSKGMLSEPYAQGRPGRLLRAGRALTAAGVAGAVLGRRSRVVSALSGLSLLAASVATRFGIFEGGVASARDPKYTVVPQRERLNRHSGKIA
- a CDS encoding 4Fe-4S dicluster domain-containing protein yields the protein MGENSLYGPLDPAPDAGYLDAPPRMGFFTDTSVCIGCKACEVACKEWNAIPDDGFDLLGHSYDNTGGLSANSWRHVAFIEQPAVDALATAEAGDDFRWLMASNVCKHCTHAGCLDVCPTGSLFRTEFGTVVVQEDICNGCGYCIPACPYGVIDQRKDDGRAWKCTMCYDRIGDGLTPACAKACPTQSIQYGELDELRERAGHRVAALHEQGVAKARLYGHDPADGVGGDGAFFLLLDEPEVYGLPPDPIVPTRDLPEMWKRAGWAGLAMVAAVAVSFLGGKS
- the fdh gene encoding formate dehydrogenase, producing the protein MGVRTWIEGWPVYRQLTGTDPLGRGAAAQSDRSRALTARTETADSMARSVCPYCAVGCGQRIYVKDGEVTQIEGDPDSPISKGRLCPKGSASKSLVTSDRRQRTVLYRRPYGTDWEELDLDTAMDMIADRVLKARADTWEDTDDEGRPLNRTMGISSLGGATLDNEENYLIKKLFTAMGALQIENQARIUHSATVPGLGTSFGRGGATGFLQDLANADCIIIQGSNMAEAHPVGFQYVVEAKNRGAKVIHIDPRFTRTSALAHSFVPLRAGADIAFLGGVINYILSNEKDFREYVVAYTNASMIVSEEFQDTEDLDGLFSGYDPETRSYHQGSWAYRGQGEDDSVQDHGESHVDRETASGLEQESHGPPVPADVPRDPTLRDPRCVYQILKRHYARYTPEMVERVCGVPPEKFLEVCEAWTANSGRERTTALVYSVGWTQHSVGVQYIRTGAIIQLLLGNMGRPGGGVMALRGHASIQGSTDIPTLFNLLPGYLPMPHHRQHETFRQWVDAIRHPEQKGFWAEAEAYAVSLLKAYWGDAATAENDWGFGWLPRLTGDHGTYQQVLDMIDGKIKGYFLLGQNPAVGSAHGRAQRLGMANLDWLVVRDLFMIESATFWKDSPEIATGEIVPEECRTEVFFLPAASHAEKEGTFTQTQRLLQWREKALDPPGDCRSELWFFHHLGRIIRERLADSPLPRDQALLKLKWDYDPDDGESVLKEINGYQVATGEPLPNFTALKADGSTACGCWIYSGVFKDGVNQAARRKPGSEQNWVAAEWGWAWPSDRRTLYNRASADPQGRPWSERKKYVWWDAEAGEWTGYDVPDFEKTKAPDYRPPEGASGVAAIAGDDAFIMQGDGKGWLYAPAGLVDGPMPTHYEPAESAARNPLYGQQANPTRKVYDRPDNPANPISDVYPYVFSTSRLTEHHTAGGMSRQLAYLSELQPEMFVEVSPALAAERGLTHLGWAHIVTARAAIEAKVLVTDRLRPLRIEGRRIHQIWMPYHWGSSGLVTGDSANDLIGITLDPNVLIQESKVGTCDIQPGRRPVGPDLLAYVESYRRRAKER